In Coregonus clupeaformis isolate EN_2021a chromosome 15, ASM2061545v1, whole genome shotgun sequence, one genomic interval encodes:
- the nae1 gene encoding NEDD8-activating enzyme E1 regulatory subunit isoform X1, producing MAATKEQKYDRQLRLWGDHGQEQLENAHVCLINSTASGTEILKNLVLPGIGAFTIVDGHKVSGEDVGNNFFLSNNSIGGNRAQAATELLQELNTDVSGNFVEESPDKLLDNDPEFFHRFTLVIGVQLPEITCLRLGSVLWNANVPFLVCRTYGLVGYMRLVVKEHTVIESHPDNALEDLRLDQPFAELKNHIQSYDLEGMGKKDHGHTPWIIIVAKYLEKWFSEHNFQLPKNYKEKEAFKQLIRQGILKNEKGTPEDEENFEEAIKNVNTALNPTKVISSGVDDIFNGEQCNDITSQTPAFWVMTRAVREFVQNEGGGNLPVRGSIPDMIADSEKFINLQNVYREKAMQDASVVSKHVESLLQSVGKPSESISEQDIKLFCKNAAFLRVVRCRSLAEEYSVEAVNKDEITSCMDSADGEMVLYLMLRSVDRFYQQHSRYPGVYNYQVEEDISKLKLCVNSLLQEYSLNVNVKDDYIHEFCRYGAAEPHTVASFLGGSAAQEAIKIITRQFVPFNNTFIYNAMSQTTATFQL from the exons ATGGCAGCTACTAAAGAGCAGAAATACGATAGACAATTGAG ATTGTGGGGAGACCATGGCCAAGAACAACTTGAAAATGCACACGTATGCCTGATCAACTCCACAGCATCTGGGACTGAAATATTGAAGAACCTTGTGCTTCCAG GCATTGGAGCATTCACTATTGTCGATGGACACAAAGTCTCCGGGGAAGACGTCGGAAATAA CTTTTTTCTTAGCAACAACAGCATAGGAGGG AATCGAGCCCAGGCTGCCACAGAGCTGCTACAGGAGCTGAACACTGATGTATCTGGCAACTTTGTGGAGGAG AGCCCAGACAAGCTCTTGGACAACGACCCTGAGTTCTTCCACCGATTTACCCTGGTGATTGGTGTCCAGCTGCCAGAAAT CACGTGTTTGAGACTGGGGTCAGTGTTGTGGAATGCAAACGTACCTTTCCTGGTGTGTAGAACGTATGGCCTCGTCGGTTACATGAGGCTAGTAGTGAAGGAGCACACAG TGATTGAGTCTCATCCAGACAATGCCTTGGAGGACCTGAGGCTTGACCAACCTTTTGCAGAGCTCAAGAACCACATCCAGTCCTACGACTTGGAGGGAATGGGGAAGAAG GATCACGGTCATACACCATGGATCATCATCGTTGCCAAATACCTAGAAAAGTGGTTCAGTGAG CACAATTTTCAGTTACCGAAGAACTACAAAGAGAAGGAGGCCTTCAAACAGCTTATTCGGCAAG GAATCCTGAAGAATGAGAAGGGAACTCCTGAGGATGAGGAGAACTTTGAGGAGGCCATCAAGAATGTCAACACAGCCCTCAACCCCACCAAGGTG ATTTCGAGTGGGGTTGACGACATCTTCAATGGAGAGCAATGCAATGACATTACATCACAG ACTCCAGCCTTCTGGGTGATGACGCGAGCAGTGAGGGAGTTTGTGCAAAACGAAGGTGGCGGAAACCTTCCTGTGCGTGGCTCCATTCCAGACATGATTGCGGACTCAGAGAAATTCATCAACCTCCAGAATGT TTATAGAGAGAAGGCAATGCAAGATGCATCCGTCGTGTCTAAGCATGTAGAGTCTCTCCTGCAGTCTGTTGGAAAG CCTTCAGAGAGCATATCTGAGCAGGACATCAAACTATTCT GTAAGAACGCTGCCTTCCTGAGGGTGGTGCGCTGCAGGTCTCTGGCTGAAGAATACAGCGTGGAGGCGGTCAATAAAGATGAGATCA cctcctGCATGGACAGTGCAGATGGGGAGATGGTGCTGTACCTTATGTTGCGCTCTGTGGACCGTTTTTATCAGCAGCACTCCCGCTACCCAG GCGTCTACAATTACCAAGTAGAAGAAGACATTAGCAAGTTGAAGCTGTGTGTGAACAGCCTTCTGCAGGAGTACAGCCTCAACGTCAATGTGAAAGATGACTACATCCACGAGTT CTGTCGCTATGGTGCTGCTGAGCCACACACAGTGGCATCCTTTTTGGGAG GATCTGCTGCACAAGAGGCCATCAAAATCATCACTCGTCAGTTTGTTCCCTTCAACAACACGTTCATCTACAATGCCATGTCCCAGACAACTGCCACGTTTCAGCTGTAG
- the nae1 gene encoding NEDD8-activating enzyme E1 regulatory subunit isoform X2: MAATKEQKYDRQLRLWGDHGQEQLENAHVCLINSTASGTEILKNLVLPGIGAFTIVDGHKVSGEDVGNNFFLSNNSIGGNRAQAATELLQELNTDVSGNFVEESPDKLLDNDPEFFHRFTLVIGVQLPEITCLRLGSVLWNANVPFLVCRTYGLVGYMRLVVKEHTVIESHPDNALEDLRLDQPFAELKNHIQSYDLEGMGKKDHGHTPWIIIVAKYLEKWFSEHNFQLPKNYKEKEAFKQLIRQGILKNEKGTPEDEENFEEAIKNVNTALNPTKISSGVDDIFNGEQCNDITSQTPAFWVMTRAVREFVQNEGGGNLPVRGSIPDMIADSEKFINLQNVYREKAMQDASVVSKHVESLLQSVGKPSESISEQDIKLFCKNAAFLRVVRCRSLAEEYSVEAVNKDEITSCMDSADGEMVLYLMLRSVDRFYQQHSRYPGVYNYQVEEDISKLKLCVNSLLQEYSLNVNVKDDYIHEFCRYGAAEPHTVASFLGGSAAQEAIKIITRQFVPFNNTFIYNAMSQTTATFQL; the protein is encoded by the exons ATGGCAGCTACTAAAGAGCAGAAATACGATAGACAATTGAG ATTGTGGGGAGACCATGGCCAAGAACAACTTGAAAATGCACACGTATGCCTGATCAACTCCACAGCATCTGGGACTGAAATATTGAAGAACCTTGTGCTTCCAG GCATTGGAGCATTCACTATTGTCGATGGACACAAAGTCTCCGGGGAAGACGTCGGAAATAA CTTTTTTCTTAGCAACAACAGCATAGGAGGG AATCGAGCCCAGGCTGCCACAGAGCTGCTACAGGAGCTGAACACTGATGTATCTGGCAACTTTGTGGAGGAG AGCCCAGACAAGCTCTTGGACAACGACCCTGAGTTCTTCCACCGATTTACCCTGGTGATTGGTGTCCAGCTGCCAGAAAT CACGTGTTTGAGACTGGGGTCAGTGTTGTGGAATGCAAACGTACCTTTCCTGGTGTGTAGAACGTATGGCCTCGTCGGTTACATGAGGCTAGTAGTGAAGGAGCACACAG TGATTGAGTCTCATCCAGACAATGCCTTGGAGGACCTGAGGCTTGACCAACCTTTTGCAGAGCTCAAGAACCACATCCAGTCCTACGACTTGGAGGGAATGGGGAAGAAG GATCACGGTCATACACCATGGATCATCATCGTTGCCAAATACCTAGAAAAGTGGTTCAGTGAG CACAATTTTCAGTTACCGAAGAACTACAAAGAGAAGGAGGCCTTCAAACAGCTTATTCGGCAAG GAATCCTGAAGAATGAGAAGGGAACTCCTGAGGATGAGGAGAACTTTGAGGAGGCCATCAAGAATGTCAACACAGCCCTCAACCCCACCAAG ATTTCGAGTGGGGTTGACGACATCTTCAATGGAGAGCAATGCAATGACATTACATCACAG ACTCCAGCCTTCTGGGTGATGACGCGAGCAGTGAGGGAGTTTGTGCAAAACGAAGGTGGCGGAAACCTTCCTGTGCGTGGCTCCATTCCAGACATGATTGCGGACTCAGAGAAATTCATCAACCTCCAGAATGT TTATAGAGAGAAGGCAATGCAAGATGCATCCGTCGTGTCTAAGCATGTAGAGTCTCTCCTGCAGTCTGTTGGAAAG CCTTCAGAGAGCATATCTGAGCAGGACATCAAACTATTCT GTAAGAACGCTGCCTTCCTGAGGGTGGTGCGCTGCAGGTCTCTGGCTGAAGAATACAGCGTGGAGGCGGTCAATAAAGATGAGATCA cctcctGCATGGACAGTGCAGATGGGGAGATGGTGCTGTACCTTATGTTGCGCTCTGTGGACCGTTTTTATCAGCAGCACTCCCGCTACCCAG GCGTCTACAATTACCAAGTAGAAGAAGACATTAGCAAGTTGAAGCTGTGTGTGAACAGCCTTCTGCAGGAGTACAGCCTCAACGTCAATGTGAAAGATGACTACATCCACGAGTT CTGTCGCTATGGTGCTGCTGAGCCACACACAGTGGCATCCTTTTTGGGAG GATCTGCTGCACAAGAGGCCATCAAAATCATCACTCGTCAGTTTGTTCCCTTCAACAACACGTTCATCTACAATGCCATGTCCCAGACAACTGCCACGTTTCAGCTGTAG